A genomic stretch from Fusibacter sp. A1 includes:
- the sufC gene encoding Fe-S cluster assembly ATPase SufC, whose amino-acid sequence MSKQIMAISGLKSEVENKEILKGIDLTINAGEIHVIMGPNGAGKSTLANVLMGHPAYQVTGGEVVFSGKNLLEMKVDERARQGLFMSFQYPEEVPGVTVVNFLRTAKAQVTGEMPSLFELNSDIHDNLEDLNMSDAYLTRYLNQGFSGGEKKKNEILQMAVLEPKLAILDETDSGLDVDAIKDVYEKIQKLSSDKNAIVVITHYNKILNYIKPDFVHILVDGKIVKSGDLSLADTIENEGYDVFKGAN is encoded by the coding sequence ATGTCTAAACAAATCATGGCCATCAGTGGCCTTAAATCAGAAGTAGAAAACAAAGAAATTCTAAAAGGGATCGATTTGACGATCAATGCGGGTGAGATTCATGTGATCATGGGTCCTAACGGTGCGGGTAAATCGACACTCGCCAATGTCCTCATGGGACATCCGGCCTATCAGGTAACAGGTGGAGAGGTCGTTTTCAGCGGCAAAAACCTGCTTGAGATGAAAGTGGACGAAAGAGCCAGACAGGGTCTTTTCATGTCCTTCCAGTATCCAGAAGAGGTACCTGGAGTGACGGTGGTGAACTTTTTAAGAACCGCGAAAGCCCAAGTGACTGGCGAGATGCCCTCACTTTTTGAACTCAATTCGGATATTCATGACAACCTTGAGGACCTGAACATGAGTGACGCCTATCTGACGCGCTACCTGAACCAGGGCTTCTCGGGCGGTGAGAAGAAGAAAAACGAAATACTCCAGATGGCGGTCCTCGAACCCAAGCTTGCGATTTTAGACGAAACGGATTCGGGGCTTGATGTGGACGCTATCAAAGACGTCTATGAGAAGATACAGAAGCTTTCCAGCGACAAGAACGCGATCGTGGTGATCACCCATTACAATAAGATACTCAATTATATCAAGCCTGATTTTGTTCATATCCTGGTGGATGGAAAAATCGTGAAGAGCGGCGACCTGTCGCTTGCAGACACCATTGAAAATGAAGGGTACGACGTATTCAAAGGAGCAAACTAA
- the sufU gene encoding Fe-S cluster assembly sulfur transfer protein SufU, translating into MLDTIYTELILSHNQSGHNKGELVKPDFAQRGHNPNCGDDLTLMVNTRDGFVSEAKFVGLGCAISTASISIMIDLVKGKSVEEARLLATTYFRMIRGEEITRDDKKLLKDAGVFETLKDMPARVKCGTLGWHCLSVILDKIE; encoded by the coding sequence ATGCTTGATACGATCTATACGGAGCTGATTCTCAGCCATAATCAAAGTGGACACAACAAAGGTGAGCTCGTAAAACCGGACTTCGCACAAAGGGGGCACAATCCCAATTGCGGAGATGACCTGACGCTTATGGTGAACACCAGGGACGGGTTTGTGTCCGAAGCAAAGTTTGTGGGTCTTGGCTGTGCGATCAGTACTGCTAGCATCTCGATCATGATCGACCTTGTGAAGGGAAAGTCAGTTGAAGAAGCGAGACTGCTTGCTACGACTTACTTCAGGATGATCAGAGGAGAAGAAATCACCAGGGATGACAAAAAACTGCTCAAGGACGCGGGAGTATTCGAGACCTTAAAGGACATGCCCGCAAGAGTCAAATGCGGCACCTTGGGATGGCACTGCCTAAGCGTCATACTGGATAAAATCGAGTGA
- a CDS encoding NUDIX domain-containing protein: MKNRYRIAVRGIVEVEGKFLILKRTKPARGERDFWELPGGGQDFGESPQEALIRELDEETGLSVIVGQPVCVWHHLRPDNVQIIGMTFKCKAMSSEIRLSEEHSEYAWVTKDELASYKVFPELITEMEAVII, from the coding sequence GTGAAGAATCGGTATCGAATCGCAGTGAGAGGTATTGTGGAAGTCGAAGGCAAGTTTTTAATTCTTAAACGCACGAAACCGGCTCGTGGTGAAAGGGATTTTTGGGAACTGCCGGGTGGCGGACAGGATTTTGGAGAATCGCCACAGGAAGCGCTTATCAGGGAACTTGACGAAGAAACAGGATTGTCGGTCATCGTGGGACAACCTGTATGCGTCTGGCACCATCTAAGGCCTGATAACGTACAGATCATAGGAATGACCTTCAAATGTAAGGCGATGTCCTCTGAAATCAGACTTTCTGAGGAACATAGCGAGTATGCCTGGGTGACAAAGGATGAACTCGCCTCTTATAAGGTGTTTCCTGAACTCATCACCGAAATGGAAGCGGTCATCATTTAA
- a CDS encoding MoxR family ATPase → MSEIQFTKRTLLHDMTDNIAKVMVGKREPIELLCLALACDGHVLIEDVPGTGKTTLAIALSKTIGGLNNRISCTPDVMPSDITGFSMYNPKEQRFEFKPGAIMTNVFLADEINRTPPKTQAGLLEAMEEKRITVDGQVHTLPKPFFVIATQNPVEYLGTYPLPEAQLDRFLIKIKIGYPSPEEEVKIIERFATENPLDTLEAITDLKAILGLQQEILEVKVKRRVKDYIVNLVSKTRSHNDIALGLSPRATLYISKMARAWAYYQGRDFVTPDDVKQIFISVCSHRIVPKSEAKYENLTPEMILQDILDTVVVQG, encoded by the coding sequence ATGAGTGAAATTCAATTTACCAAAAGAACATTATTGCATGACATGACCGACAATATCGCAAAGGTCATGGTTGGAAAACGTGAACCGATAGAGCTTTTATGTCTGGCACTAGCTTGTGATGGGCATGTGCTTATCGAGGACGTGCCTGGAACAGGGAAGACCACACTTGCCATCGCTCTTTCAAAGACGATCGGCGGTTTAAACAATAGGATTTCCTGTACGCCGGATGTCATGCCGTCAGACATCACCGGGTTTTCGATGTACAATCCCAAAGAGCAACGGTTTGAATTCAAGCCAGGCGCGATTATGACGAATGTCTTCCTTGCCGACGAAATCAACCGTACGCCTCCTAAAACACAGGCGGGTCTTCTTGAAGCGATGGAAGAAAAAAGAATCACTGTGGACGGCCAAGTACATACGCTTCCAAAACCATTTTTCGTCATCGCGACACAGAATCCTGTGGAGTATCTTGGCACCTATCCGCTTCCAGAGGCACAGCTTGACAGGTTTTTGATAAAGATCAAAATAGGATACCCTTCACCGGAGGAAGAGGTGAAGATCATCGAAAGATTCGCTACAGAAAACCCGCTTGATACGTTAGAAGCCATCACCGACCTAAAAGCGATTCTAGGGCTCCAGCAGGAAATCCTAGAGGTCAAGGTTAAGCGTAGGGTGAAAGACTATATTGTCAATCTAGTCTCCAAAACGCGTTCACACAATGACATAGCACTGGGTCTTAGTCCTAGGGCGACACTATATATTTCAAAAATGGCAAGGGCCTGGGCCTATTATCAGGGTAGGGATTTTGTCACACCGGACGACGTGAAGCAGATCTTCATTTCCGTCTGTTCCCACCGCATCGTGCCTAAATCAGAAGCGAAATATGAAAACCTGACACCAGAAATGATACTTCAGGATATTCTTGACACCGTAGTCGTTCAGGGGTGA
- a CDS encoding sensor domain-containing diguanylate cyclase, whose product MREAIRYLISRWFIWGIGIVLIVVLSLSIMITRQANLSLDEVTNNIVDDASELVLIHVEDYVEPLSLFDTLMMELWDPTMEFEEQSIAIESIARQIVKHYPQIASVQIGDEFGDFVMYRQFENGGTHTKFVKANAPEPQTIWRYFDGDELDYITSEPGTDYDPRVRPWYIGAKANKSLYFTEPYVFFTEQVLGITAASPIYADGELWGVYSFDIRLQDMVDFLDSLDLTANGEAFIVTENRDIISSASIPYFELDPVTNTRKMQTEYWNSIENGVIDVLHHVEVGGEDHLVMYRKVSTGFNKNWLVGVIINTSNFNSKFKINIQFTGVISILILILSAMMFYYKFKENKVRTELINMAKYDQLTTLMNRHSFEEVFKLLVENFRSREQPFSIILGDVDYFKKINDNFGHSVGDEILSELSNQIKLNLRKSDYACRWGGEEFLIVLSNTDHEYACIVADKLRKEIEAFQFKTSVGVIHNTISFGLATYDREYTMLELINIADEKLYQAKDEGRNRIKC is encoded by the coding sequence ATGCGCGAGGCAATCAGATATTTGATAAGCAGATGGTTTATCTGGGGAATAGGGATAGTGCTGATCGTCGTCCTGTCCTTGTCGATCATGATAACAAGACAAGCAAATCTTAGCTTGGACGAGGTGACCAACAACATCGTGGATGACGCCAGTGAACTTGTACTCATCCATGTGGAGGATTACGTTGAGCCGCTTTCTCTTTTTGACACGCTCATGATGGAGCTTTGGGATCCGACGATGGAGTTTGAAGAGCAGTCCATCGCTATAGAATCCATCGCCAGGCAGATTGTGAAACATTATCCTCAGATCGCAAGTGTGCAGATAGGTGACGAGTTTGGTGATTTTGTGATGTATCGCCAATTTGAAAATGGTGGGACACACACTAAATTCGTAAAAGCGAACGCACCTGAACCCCAAACGATCTGGCGTTATTTTGATGGAGATGAACTGGACTATATCACTTCGGAACCGGGAACGGACTACGATCCAAGAGTGAGACCCTGGTACATCGGGGCAAAAGCCAACAAGAGCCTTTACTTTACAGAACCTTATGTGTTTTTCACCGAACAGGTGCTTGGAATCACTGCGGCAAGTCCCATTTATGCGGACGGTGAGCTTTGGGGGGTATACAGCTTTGATATCCGCTTGCAGGACATGGTGGATTTTTTAGATTCGCTCGACCTGACCGCAAACGGCGAGGCCTTTATCGTCACCGAGAACAGAGATATCATCTCAAGTGCCTCGATCCCTTATTTTGAACTGGATCCTGTCACAAACACAAGGAAGATGCAAACCGAATACTGGAACTCCATTGAGAACGGAGTCATCGACGTCTTGCATCATGTGGAAGTGGGTGGCGAGGACCATCTGGTCATGTACAGAAAGGTCAGTACGGGTTTTAATAAGAACTGGCTTGTCGGTGTGATCATCAATACTTCCAACTTCAATTCAAAATTCAAGATCAACATCCAGTTTACAGGAGTTATCAGCATCCTGATCCTAATCCTTTCTGCGATGATGTTCTATTATAAGTTTAAAGAAAACAAAGTCAGGACGGAACTGATCAACATGGCCAAGTACGACCAGTTGACAACGCTCATGAACCGCCACTCCTTTGAAGAGGTGTTCAAACTGCTGGTTGAGAATTTTAGAAGCAGAGAGCAGCCGTTTTCAATTATTCTAGGCGATGTGGACTACTTTAAAAAGATTAATGACAATTTCGGACACAGCGTGGGCGATGAGATCCTTTCGGAACTGTCCAACCAGATCAAATTGAACTTAAGAAAGTCCGATTACGCCTGCAGGTGGGGCGGTGAGGAGTTCCTGATCGTCTTGTCCAACACGGACCACGAGTACGCGTGTATCGTCGCAGACAAGCTTAGAAAAGAGATTGAAGCCTTTCAGTTCAAGACCTCTGTCGGCGTCATCCATAATACCATCAGTTTTGGACTTGCGACCTATGATCGGGAGTATACCATGCTCGAACTGATCAACATCGCTGATGAAAAGCTCTATCAGGCAAAAGATGAGGGCAGAAACAGAATCAAGTGCTAA
- a CDS encoding aminotransferase class V-fold PLP-dependent enzyme — MSDFGKAVREQFDSLSDASLVYLDSAATTLKPRFVIDAVAKYYAFENGSPNRGAHRLSVKSTQLYKQSKSAVKDFLSAGPDYEVVYTRNATECLNLIAESLPVGTLKEGDEVLISITSHHSNILPWQRLCRRYGAKLVYLYTDENGQIPAEELKKISERTKVVSVPFVSNGNGAIHPVKKIVELAKAFDAITVVDAAQAVGHMPVDLKTLDCDLLVFSGHKLYASQGIGVLVGKRERLEVFEPYTLGGDMIEYVTEQEATFAPVPEKFESGTQNVAGAVGLMSAIEWLTSAGYGELLHKERKLTDYLYESLKARPDIEVYGPIDSRERGALVSFNIKGVHPHDVATILDDQGVAIRAGHHCCQPLMSHTGTHATCRASLGVYNSMEDIDRLIKAIDKVQEVFRTYA; from the coding sequence ATGAGTGACTTTGGAAAAGCCGTAAGGGAGCAGTTCGACAGCTTGTCTGACGCATCGCTTGTCTATCTCGACAGCGCCGCGACAACACTCAAGCCTAGATTTGTCATTGACGCCGTGGCAAAGTACTACGCCTTTGAAAACGGAAGCCCCAACAGGGGGGCGCACAGGCTAAGCGTCAAGTCGACACAGCTGTACAAGCAGTCCAAATCCGCAGTCAAAGACTTCCTGTCGGCGGGACCGGATTACGAGGTGGTCTATACGAGAAATGCGACGGAATGTCTGAACCTGATCGCAGAGAGCCTTCCTGTAGGAACGCTAAAAGAAGGGGATGAGGTTCTGATTTCAATCACATCCCATCATAGCAACATACTGCCCTGGCAAAGGCTCTGCAGACGATACGGTGCCAAGCTTGTTTATCTGTACACCGACGAGAACGGACAGATTCCTGCTGAGGAACTGAAAAAGATATCCGAGAGGACAAAAGTAGTCAGCGTTCCCTTTGTCTCAAACGGAAACGGCGCGATCCACCCTGTGAAAAAGATCGTGGAGCTGGCAAAAGCATTTGACGCGATAACTGTTGTGGACGCTGCGCAGGCGGTGGGCCATATGCCAGTGGATCTTAAGACACTTGACTGCGACCTGCTCGTTTTTTCGGGGCACAAGCTTTACGCGTCTCAGGGAATCGGAGTACTGGTGGGCAAAAGGGAAAGGCTAGAGGTCTTCGAACCCTACACCCTAGGCGGCGACATGATCGAATACGTCACCGAGCAAGAGGCGACTTTCGCACCCGTGCCTGAAAAATTCGAATCAGGCACCCAGAACGTCGCAGGTGCTGTCGGACTCATGTCGGCCATCGAGTGGCTTACGAGCGCCGGATATGGCGAGTTGCTCCATAAGGAGCGCAAACTTACGGACTATCTGTATGAAAGTCTCAAAGCAAGACCCGATATCGAAGTGTATGGACCCATTGACTCAAGGGAGCGGGGCGCGCTTGTCTCCTTCAATATAAAGGGCGTCCATCCCCACGATGTGGCCACCATACTGGATGATCAAGGGGTGGCGATCAGAGCGGGACACCACTGCTGTCAGCCCCTGATGAGCCACACAGGGACCCATGCGACTTGCAGGGCAAGTCTTGGCGTCTACAACTCGATGGAGGACATCGATAGGCTGATAAAAGCCATCGACAAGGTACAGGAGGTGTTTAGGACATATGCTTGA
- a CDS encoding UvrD-helicase domain-containing protein — protein sequence MSLINKKIQEYESQHLELTKQRLRDAISRSGQILAQSQANLKDANEYLWDQLGSAPGDFLQATEFSQNLVVEKQVLEQLESARKHVKRYTRLLDKPYFARIDYKENGESDYEDLYIGYGNFMDDQTLDIYIYDWRTPIASVFYDYEIGQVRYKAPDGYIFGDVRLKRQFDIQNSVLKHAYDTKAHIADERLVAALSERTAGPMRQIVETIQSEQNKIIRERKSPALFVDGIAGSGKTVVALHRIAYLMYHGIKNSLSAQNVLIVSPNDVFSDYISHVIPELGEEQVRTDTLMGILDTVCPCSYKTEHPSSLLEPSLLNLDHRPLRMDKLKQSEWMPTLLTKFVETYTNDHIEYSDVFYGDIRLATAKSIKNALTDTTRNRSIKLRMERQSEQIKSKTRQHVKALTKQLTFDILMAGDHPFDHRAVVRLERYKTFSNLSRTLSQMVSFTAIDVYRALLEDADYWTDHVGGTDHEVIRDLCQSTLQALDRGIVTRTDHVILAYISLLIGDSDEMTSIKHVVIDESQDYHATDYALFRRLYPKANFTILGDVHQSLNEEKDDSHHRRAQRMLGFDDALHMRLTTAYRNASGISDLCLGLFSDTAALGRIEREGKKPLLHHKRDENSIKNLIQTCFDEGHRTVAIITKTMERAQYLFQNELKSLDPHLIREDTLTLPDGLIVCPVYFAKGMEFDAVIIADADKEVYNSERDRQYLYIAASRALHELHLISGGSPTPLLDFYFK from the coding sequence GTGTCGCTTATCAATAAGAAGATACAGGAATACGAAAGCCAGCACCTCGAATTGACAAAGCAAAGACTGAGGGATGCTATCTCAAGGTCCGGCCAGATCCTGGCCCAGTCCCAGGCAAACCTAAAGGATGCCAACGAGTATCTTTGGGACCAGCTGGGATCGGCACCAGGTGATTTTTTACAGGCGACTGAGTTCAGTCAGAACCTGGTGGTCGAAAAACAGGTGCTAGAGCAGCTCGAAAGTGCGAGAAAGCATGTGAAAAGGTACACTAGGCTACTGGATAAGCCCTATTTCGCCCGAATCGACTACAAGGAAAACGGCGAATCCGATTACGAGGACCTCTATATCGGCTATGGCAATTTTATGGACGATCAGACACTCGACATCTACATCTACGATTGGCGTACGCCCATCGCCAGTGTGTTTTACGATTACGAGATCGGTCAAGTCCGTTATAAGGCACCCGACGGTTACATCTTCGGAGATGTGAGGTTAAAAAGACAGTTCGACATACAAAACAGCGTGCTTAAGCATGCCTATGACACCAAAGCCCATATCGCTGACGAACGGCTCGTTGCGGCACTTTCAGAACGAACGGCCGGTCCCATGAGACAGATCGTCGAAACCATCCAATCTGAGCAGAACAAAATCATTCGTGAGAGAAAGTCACCCGCCCTCTTTGTAGACGGCATCGCAGGCAGCGGTAAGACGGTGGTCGCGCTCCACAGGATAGCCTATCTCATGTACCACGGCATCAAGAACAGCTTAAGCGCCCAAAATGTGCTTATCGTCTCACCCAACGACGTGTTTTCGGATTATATCAGCCATGTCATACCAGAGCTAGGCGAAGAGCAGGTACGCACCGATACGCTTATGGGCATCCTTGACACCGTCTGCCCCTGTTCGTACAAAACAGAGCATCCTTCGAGTTTGCTAGAACCCTCGCTGCTTAACCTGGATCACCGTCCCCTGCGGATGGATAAGCTAAAGCAGAGCGAGTGGATGCCGACCTTGCTCACAAAATTTGTAGAGACCTACACGAACGACCACATAGAATATTCGGATGTGTTTTATGGAGACATCCGACTGGCAACCGCTAAAAGTATAAAAAACGCACTGACCGACACGACAAGAAACCGTTCTATCAAGCTTCGTATGGAACGGCAGTCCGAGCAAATCAAAAGCAAAACAAGACAGCATGTGAAAGCGCTGACCAAACAATTGACCTTCGACATCCTAATGGCAGGCGACCATCCTTTCGACCACCGGGCCGTCGTCAGGCTCGAAAGATATAAGACCTTCAGCAATCTGAGCCGTACACTTTCACAAATGGTCTCCTTCACCGCCATAGACGTCTATAGGGCCCTGCTTGAAGACGCGGATTACTGGACTGATCATGTAGGCGGCACGGACCATGAGGTCATCAGAGACCTGTGCCAAAGCACGCTGCAGGCGCTAGACCGGGGCATTGTCACAAGAACGGACCATGTCATCCTCGCTTATATCAGCCTTCTGATAGGTGATTCGGATGAAATGACCTCGATAAAACATGTGGTCATCGATGAGTCACAAGACTACCATGCGACTGACTATGCTCTATTCAGACGCTTGTATCCAAAGGCCAACTTCACCATTCTTGGCGATGTGCATCAGTCCCTCAATGAAGAAAAGGACGATTCGCACCATAGGAGAGCCCAGCGGATGCTCGGATTTGACGATGCGCTCCATATGAGACTGACAACGGCATACAGAAACGCAAGCGGCATCAGCGACTTATGTCTTGGTCTTTTCAGCGACACGGCCGCCTTGGGACGCATCGAAAGAGAAGGAAAGAAACCCCTACTTCATCATAAGAGGGATGAGAATTCAATCAAAAATCTGATCCAGACCTGCTTCGATGAAGGTCATAGGACCGTCGCAATCATCACAAAAACCATGGAAAGGGCCCAGTATCTCTTCCAAAATGAACTGAAATCTTTGGATCCCCACCTGATCAGAGAAGATACGCTCACCTTACCCGATGGCCTGATCGTCTGTCCTGTCTACTTTGCCAAAGGGATGGAGTTTGACGCAGTGATCATCGCGGATGCCGACAAAGAGGTCTACAACAGCGAACGCGATCGCCAGTACCTCTACATCGCAGCCTCAAGAGCACTTCACGAACTGCACCTGATCAGCGGGGGTAGTCCAACGCCGCTACTCGACTTTTACTTTAAATGA
- the sufB gene encoding Fe-S cluster assembly protein SufB, with protein MANKTYVSDIDRGVYDIINKEDHRFIADRGLTEEIIREISREKDEPEWMLKFRLKSLEIYKQKPVPTWGADLSDLDVENIVHYVKPNTEMARTWDDVPEDIKETFERLGIPQAERESLAGVGAQYDSEVVYHSIQEELTAQGVVYTDMDTAVKEYESIVKKYFMTLITNRDHKFSALHGAVWSGGSFVYVPKGVKVEKPLQSYFRLNAKGAGQFEHTLIVVEEGAELHFIEGCSAPKYGVQNLHAGAVELFVKDDAKLRYSTIENWSRNMYNLNTKRCAVDKNGRIEWVSGSFGSRVSMLYPMSILRGEGASSEFTGITFASSGQYLDTGTKVVHAAPNTTSIINSKSISKNGGHAFYRGLLKVTPGAYNVKSTVNCESLMLDSESRSDTLPIIEVMNDKVDIGHEAKIGRISDDTIFYLMSRGIPEGEAKAMIVRGFVEPITKELPLEYAVELNNLIGLELEGTIG; from the coding sequence ATGGCCAATAAGACCTATGTTTCAGATATCGACCGTGGTGTCTATGACATCATAAACAAGGAAGACCACCGGTTCATCGCGGATAGGGGACTTACTGAAGAAATCATCAGGGAGATCTCCAGAGAGAAGGATGAGCCCGAATGGATGCTCAAGTTCAGACTGAAATCACTCGAAATCTATAAGCAAAAACCCGTCCCTACATGGGGAGCCGACTTGTCGGACCTAGATGTGGAGAATATCGTGCACTATGTGAAACCCAATACAGAAATGGCCAGAACCTGGGATGACGTGCCAGAGGACATCAAGGAGACATTTGAAAGACTCGGTATTCCACAAGCAGAAAGAGAGTCCCTTGCGGGTGTAGGCGCCCAGTACGATTCAGAGGTCGTCTACCATTCGATACAAGAAGAGCTCACAGCCCAAGGCGTCGTGTACACGGATATGGATACGGCTGTAAAGGAATACGAATCGATCGTCAAGAAGTACTTCATGACCCTGATCACCAATAGGGACCATAAGTTTTCGGCCCTTCACGGAGCGGTCTGGTCGGGCGGGTCCTTTGTCTATGTGCCAAAGGGCGTGAAGGTTGAAAAACCCCTTCAGTCCTATTTCAGACTCAATGCCAAGGGCGCCGGTCAGTTTGAGCATACGCTGATCGTAGTCGAAGAAGGCGCCGAGCTCCACTTCATCGAAGGGTGTTCTGCGCCAAAATACGGCGTGCAGAACCTTCATGCGGGAGCTGTGGAGCTGTTTGTGAAAGATGATGCCAAACTAAGGTATTCAACAATAGAGAACTGGTCTAGAAACATGTACAACCTCAACACCAAACGATGCGCTGTCGACAAGAACGGCAGAATCGAGTGGGTGTCGGGTTCGTTCGGGTCGAGGGTGTCGATGCTTTATCCCATGAGCATCCTGCGCGGTGAAGGAGCTTCAAGCGAGTTTACAGGAATCACCTTCGCTTCTAGCGGACAGTACCTCGACACAGGTACGAAGGTGGTGCATGCCGCGCCCAACACCACCTCGATCATCAATTCGAAATCCATCTCGAAAAACGGCGGACATGCCTTTTACAGGGGGCTTTTAAAGGTGACACCTGGCGCCTACAATGTGAAATCGACGGTCAACTGCGAGTCGCTCATGCTTGACAGCGAGTCAAGGTCCGATACACTCCCGATCATCGAAGTGATGAACGATAAAGTGGATATCGGCCACGAAGCCAAAATCGGGCGGATCAGCGACGACACCATCTTCTACCTCATGAGCAGAGGCATACCTGAAGGGGAAGCCAAAGCCATGATCGTACGGGGATTCGTAGAACCGATAACAAAAGAACTACCGCTAGAATATGCAGTTGAACTCAACAACCTGATAGGACTTGAGCTCGAAGGCACAATTGGTTAG
- a CDS encoding SufD family Fe-S cluster assembly protein yields the protein MSYLEHQTRTFETLERPLWKRIELPEAVFPETIGTFEAKMKIEEGDRGVFDLRSSLSHDALEKSAIDMETLETYLAIDQGHKEGLGPKFTSYVNGFSNQGLLIHSGAKSPVRLTVSHHLSKEQPLLLDHYLIVAEEGAKVELVLDYTSDAEAVYQHYGNLKIIAKNRSEVRVTKIQRINSQSLSFDQVVTEVGEAAAVTVNDIQLGADVKAIANIQTISGMRGDANTHSLYYGQEDSKSDLSYTMKHLGKKTTSTILSKGALQKNSHKVFRGNLIFEKGATGSVGKEEEFVMLLNEKLKSDSIPGLFCKEDDVIGEHAASVGQVDVNKLFYLMSRGFSEFEAKRLMIRSAYEEVLVKMQIGEAGEIVSDEINLRIS from the coding sequence ATGTCTTATTTAGAACATCAAACAAGGACGTTTGAGACGTTGGAACGTCCCTTATGGAAAAGAATAGAGCTACCCGAGGCCGTTTTTCCTGAAACAATAGGAACCTTTGAGGCGAAGATGAAGATAGAGGAGGGCGACAGAGGTGTGTTCGACCTAAGGTCCAGCCTTTCACATGACGCCCTTGAAAAAAGCGCGATTGACATGGAGACGCTAGAAACCTATCTTGCGATCGACCAAGGCCACAAGGAAGGGCTCGGACCAAAGTTTACAAGCTATGTGAACGGATTTTCAAATCAGGGGCTCTTGATACACTCTGGCGCGAAATCGCCTGTCAGATTGACGGTGTCCCATCACCTGAGCAAGGAGCAACCGCTTCTTTTGGATCATTACCTTATCGTAGCCGAAGAAGGCGCGAAAGTGGAGCTTGTGCTGGATTACACATCAGATGCTGAAGCGGTCTATCAGCACTATGGAAACCTGAAAATCATCGCCAAGAACAGATCGGAAGTTCGTGTGACAAAAATACAAAGGATTAACAGCCAGAGCCTCAGTTTTGATCAGGTGGTGACCGAGGTCGGTGAAGCCGCCGCAGTCACAGTCAATGACATTCAACTTGGAGCCGATGTAAAAGCGATTGCCAACATACAGACGATCAGCGGCATGCGGGGTGATGCGAATACACATTCCCTATACTACGGACAAGAAGACTCGAAGTCGGACCTATCCTATACGATGAAGCATCTGGGCAAAAAAACGACATCGACCATCCTATCCAAAGGCGCGCTTCAAAAAAACAGCCACAAGGTCTTTAGAGGCAATCTGATCTTTGAAAAGGGAGCCACCGGTTCTGTCGGAAAAGAAGAGGAGTTTGTCATGCTTTTGAATGAGAAACTGAAATCGGATTCGATACCCGGACTCTTCTGTAAAGAAGATGATGTGATCGGCGAACATGCCGCCAGTGTCGGACAGGTGGATGTGAACAAGCTCTTTTACCTGATGAGCAGGGGATTTTCGGAGTTTGAGGCCAAAAGGCTGATGATCAGGTCCGCCTATGAGGAAGTGCTTGTAAAAATGCAAATCGGTGAAGCGGGCGAGATCGTCTCTGATGAAATCAATTTGAGGATATCGTGA